The following are from one region of the Nicotiana tomentosiformis chromosome 7, ASM39032v3, whole genome shotgun sequence genome:
- the LOC138896116 gene encoding uncharacterized protein, producing MLHGDAKEVTIRDNGVLRLQGRFCVPIVDDLREAILEKAHSSLYSIHPGATKIYRDLRQHYWWRWMKKDIVEQKSYADEKVCDLSFMVGENVLLKVSPMKVIMGFEKRGKLSPRFIDPFEVLERVGEVSYRLALLCSLSGVHPVFHVSMLRSYHADRFYVLDYNTVQLDEGLGYEEELVSILDRQVCKLRSKKISVVKVQWRGQPFKEVTWETEKDMQSKYPHLFGTSGMILNSFEDEHLFKRWRM from the exons ATGctacatggtgatgccaaggaggttactatcagagataatggtgttctgcgactccagggtcgcttTTGTGTTCCTATTGTTGATGACCTGAGGGAGGCGATTCTAGAGAAGGCACATAGTTCGctttattccattcatccaggtgccacgaagatatatcgtgacctgaggcagcattactggtggcggtggatgaagaaggacattgttga gcagaagagttatgcggatgaGAAAGTGTGTGATttgtcatttatggtgggcgagaatgtacttttgaaagtctcgccgatgaaggttATCATGGGGTTCGAAAAAAGGGGCAAGTTGAGTCCGAGGTTCATCGATCCATTCGAGGTTCTGGAGCGAGTTGGTGAGGTTTCATACAGGCTTGCTTTGCTTTgtagtctatcaggagttcatccggtgttccacgtgtctatgctccggagctACCATGCCGATAGGTTCTATGTGTTGGATTacaacacagttcagctagatgagggcttgggttatgaggaggagctagtTTCCATTCTTGACAGGCAGGTTtgcaagttgaggtctaagaagatttcagtagtgaaggtccagtggaggggccaaccattcaaggaggtgacttgggagaccgagaaggacatgcagagcaaatatccgcACTTATTCGGCACTTCAGGCATGATTTTAaattcgttcgaggacgaacatttgtttaagaggtggagaatgtaa